One window from the genome of Spirosoma rhododendri encodes:
- a CDS encoding oxygenase MpaB family protein: MNYFVRPGSVVRRIWGDADVILLIFAGSAAEFALNKAVDWLFFTGRLPADPIARLFSTVRYAQEIVFAPDERARQAIDRMRVIHKGVEQNRGYSIPDWAYRDVLYMLIDYSERAYQLLHRPLTDAEREELFQTFRAVGAGMGVPDLPTNYTDWQIDRHHHLDNDLARSEFTDRLFRRYHEQLGTWRYNLLRRVQSILVPMQVSAPLDLTPDPILPHSIGLYKVLNALRLRSVVQRILLPTDYLAQIQGLDQPVK; encoded by the coding sequence ATGAATTACTTCGTCCGGCCGGGGTCGGTGGTACGTCGAATATGGGGCGACGCCGACGTGATCCTGCTGATTTTTGCTGGATCGGCGGCTGAATTTGCGCTCAACAAAGCTGTCGACTGGCTGTTTTTTACGGGTCGGCTTCCGGCTGATCCCATTGCCCGGTTGTTCTCGACGGTTCGCTACGCGCAGGAGATTGTCTTTGCTCCCGACGAGCGTGCCCGGCAGGCCATCGACCGGATGCGTGTCATCCATAAGGGCGTCGAGCAGAACCGGGGGTACAGCATTCCCGACTGGGCCTATCGCGACGTGCTGTACATGCTGATCGATTATTCCGAGCGCGCTTACCAGTTGCTGCACCGCCCCCTGACCGACGCAGAGCGCGAAGAACTGTTTCAGACGTTTCGGGCCGTAGGGGCCGGGATGGGCGTTCCCGATCTGCCCACCAACTACACCGACTGGCAGATCGACCGGCACCATCACCTCGACAACGACCTCGCGCGCAGTGAGTTTACCGACCGGCTGTTTCGGCGGTATCACGAGCAGCTGGGCACCTGGCGTTACAACCTGCTCCGGCGCGTACAGTCGATTCTGGTGCCGATGCAGGTGAGCGCACCACTCGACCTGACCCCCGACCCGATTTTGCCCCACAGCATTGGTTTGTATAAGGTGCTGAATGCGCTACGACTGCGATCGGTAGTGCAGCGCATTCTACTGCCAACCGACTATCTGGCTCAGATTCAGGGCCTCGACCAGCCGGTGAAGTAA
- a CDS encoding OmpA family protein — protein sequence MRVLFAFVLLLFVLPGHGQSVALKKPSRTLFSLKAVDSKTEAVISAQFSVTAIQARKVFTSPSTSSFNFVLTQTDTLDVLAMAPGYHEAEELMVVSCDTCHDYEYIIKLDRQQPTVSPERAKTSPTAKPDTVFRNLAVNQSFQLDDVYFEQSTYTLRPESYPQLDKLVKTLQTVPQLKILVVGHTDNVGDRRLNQALSENRASVIRAYLARHGIAESRLRVHGFGDTQPIAPNDSEANKQKNRRVEFVVLAM from the coding sequence ATGCGTGTTCTATTTGCCTTTGTGCTCCTGCTGTTTGTGCTGCCCGGCCACGGTCAGTCGGTGGCGCTGAAAAAGCCTTCACGCACGCTTTTTTCCCTTAAAGCGGTCGACAGTAAGACGGAAGCGGTAATCTCGGCGCAATTTTCGGTTACGGCCATTCAGGCCCGCAAGGTATTCACCAGCCCCAGCACATCGTCATTCAATTTTGTGTTGACACAAACCGATACGCTCGACGTGCTGGCAATGGCTCCGGGCTACCACGAAGCCGAAGAGCTGATGGTGGTGTCGTGCGATACCTGCCACGATTACGAATACATCATCAAACTCGACAGGCAGCAGCCGACAGTCAGCCCCGAACGGGCCAAAACCAGCCCAACGGCCAAACCAGACACAGTGTTCCGTAACCTGGCCGTCAACCAGTCGTTTCAGCTCGACGACGTTTATTTTGAGCAAAGTACCTACACGCTCCGCCCCGAATCATACCCGCAGCTCGACAAGCTGGTGAAGACCCTGCAAACCGTTCCTCAGTTGAAAATTCTGGTCGTCGGTCATACCGATAATGTGGGCGACCGGCGGCTGAATCAGGCGCTGTCGGAAAACCGGGCCAGCGTGATTCGGGCGTATCTGGCGCGGCACGGCATTGCCGAAAGTCGCCTTCGGGTTCACGGCTTTGGCGACACGCAGCCCATCGCCCCCAATGATTCAGAGGCAAACAAACAAAAGAACCGGCGCGTCGAATTCGTTGTATTGGCAATGTGA
- a CDS encoding fumarylacetoacetate hydrolase family protein, giving the protein MKLFRFGPSGHERPGVVLSSGQSIDVTHFGEDYDESFFTTNGLARLAHWLDSHAQNCPEVSPDERFGSCVKRPSKIVCVGLNYAKHAAETNAPIPAEPILFFKATTALCGPNDDVVIPKRSEKTDWEVELAIVIGKRASYVELDEAMDYIAGYALHNDYSERAWQLERGGQWVKGKSADTFAPLGPYLVTTDEITEPNKLPLWLTLNGEKLQDSNTDDMIFDVPTLVSYISQFMTLLPGDVISTGTPAGVGLGLKPQRYLKPGDVVELGIDGLGQQKQTAVAFT; this is encoded by the coding sequence ATGAAACTTTTTCGCTTCGGCCCCAGCGGCCACGAACGCCCCGGCGTCGTTCTCTCATCCGGTCAGTCGATTGACGTAACGCACTTCGGCGAAGACTACGACGAATCGTTTTTTACCACCAACGGCCTGGCCCGGCTGGCGCACTGGCTCGACTCTCACGCGCAGAACTGCCCGGAGGTGTCGCCCGACGAACGGTTTGGGTCGTGCGTAAAACGCCCCTCGAAGATTGTCTGCGTCGGACTGAACTACGCCAAACATGCCGCCGAAACCAACGCCCCCATCCCGGCCGAACCCATTCTGTTTTTCAAGGCAACAACGGCCCTGTGCGGCCCCAACGACGACGTGGTGATTCCCAAGCGGTCGGAAAAAACTGACTGGGAAGTTGAACTCGCTATCGTGATTGGCAAGCGCGCCAGCTACGTGGAACTCGACGAAGCGATGGACTACATTGCCGGGTATGCGCTGCACAATGACTACAGCGAACGCGCCTGGCAACTGGAGCGTGGCGGGCAGTGGGTGAAGGGCAAAAGCGCCGACACGTTTGCGCCCCTGGGTCCGTATCTGGTCACGACCGACGAGATCACCGAACCCAACAAGCTTCCCCTCTGGCTGACGCTCAACGGCGAAAAACTTCAGGACTCGAACACCGACGACATGATTTTCGACGTACCGACGCTGGTCAGCTACATCAGTCAGTTCATGACCCTGCTGCCCGGCGACGTTATCTCGACGGGAACCCCCGCCGGTGTCGGTCTGGGTCTGAAACCCCAGCGCTACCTCAAGCCCGGCGACGTGGTCGAACTCGGCATCGACGGCCTCGGCCAGCAAAAGCAAACAGCAGTAGCGTTTACTTAA
- a CDS encoding amidohydrolase family protein yields MTIDAHQHFWHYDPVRDSWITDDMAVIQRDFLPEDLEPVLVQNGIDGCVAVQADQSLAETQFLVQMAQTYDIVKGVVGWVDLTAPDLRDQLSELAQYPELKGFRHVAQAEPNDFLARPAIVAGIRQLAEFGFTYDILIYPNQLKAALHLVREVPEVSFVVDHIAKPYVKTGEITRWSNFMTQLAAQPNVQCKLSGLVTEADWQNWSKRDFFPYLNVLFDRFGPDRLMFGSDWPVCLVAANYTQVKTLIEEYVDPWGSDVRDKIFGANAVSFYRL; encoded by the coding sequence ATGACTATCGACGCGCATCAGCATTTTTGGCATTATGATCCTGTGCGGGATAGCTGGATTACCGACGACATGGCGGTGATTCAGCGCGACTTTCTGCCCGAAGATCTCGAACCCGTACTGGTGCAGAACGGTATCGACGGCTGCGTGGCCGTACAGGCCGATCAGTCGCTGGCCGAAACGCAGTTTCTGGTGCAGATGGCGCAGACCTACGACATCGTAAAAGGCGTTGTCGGCTGGGTTGATCTGACCGCGCCCGATCTGCGGGATCAGTTGAGCGAACTGGCGCAGTACCCGGAATTGAAAGGCTTCCGCCACGTAGCGCAAGCCGAGCCTAACGATTTTCTGGCGCGTCCGGCTATCGTAGCCGGTATCCGGCAACTGGCGGAGTTTGGGTTTACCTACGACATTCTGATTTATCCGAATCAGCTGAAAGCCGCGCTGCATCTGGTTCGGGAAGTGCCGGAAGTCAGCTTCGTCGTCGACCACATCGCGAAGCCGTACGTCAAAACAGGGGAGATCACCCGCTGGTCGAACTTTATGACGCAACTGGCCGCGCAGCCCAATGTGCAGTGCAAACTGTCGGGGCTGGTAACCGAAGCCGACTGGCAGAACTGGAGCAAGCGCGATTTCTTTCCGTACCTGAACGTTTTGTTTGATCGCTTCGGCCCTGACCGGCTTATGTTCGGCTCCGACTGGCCCGTTTGTCTGGTTGCAGCCAACTATACGCAGGTTAAAACGCTGATCGAGGAATACGTCGACCCGTGGGGCAGCGACGTTCGCGACAAGATTTTCGGCGCGAATGCCGTATCGTTTTACCGGCTGTAA
- a CDS encoding MFS transporter, with protein MALPTPTTPVKIKPGSGGSYGLAFALVTSLFFLWGLANSLNGSLIKQFQIALDLNRFQAGIVDFAFYLGYFFMALPAGYVMRRFGYKRGILLGLILYGGGRFCSTRRPKRGCTASFWSRCLRWPAALPVWKRPLTST; from the coding sequence ATGGCATTGCCAACACCAACCACCCCCGTTAAAATTAAGCCCGGTTCGGGGGGCAGCTACGGGCTGGCGTTTGCGCTGGTTACCAGTCTGTTTTTTCTGTGGGGACTGGCCAACAGTCTCAACGGGTCGCTCATCAAGCAGTTTCAGATCGCCCTCGACCTCAACCGGTTTCAGGCGGGGATTGTCGATTTTGCGTTCTACCTAGGGTATTTCTTTATGGCCCTGCCAGCGGGTTACGTTATGCGCCGGTTTGGCTATAAGCGCGGTATCCTGCTCGGGCTGATTCTATACGGCGGGGGGCGTTTCTGTTCTACCCGGCGGCCGAAGCGCGGGTGTACGGCTTCTTTCTGGTCGCGCTGTTTACGATGGCCTGCGGCATTGCCTGTCTGGAAACGGCCGCTAACCTCTACGTAA
- a CDS encoding MFS transporter, whose translation MYGFFLVALFTMACGIACLETAANLYVTVLGDPEKSEWRINFSQSFNGISIIMGPIIGALFIFSKTEYTPEMLTAMAPAEAETIRVQEALSVQGPYLVIGTIIALVTLLFAFTKMPEVGEEEETNSNVSIGRLFRHRHLVLGIVAQFANVGAQAVLWGYFVDLKLDFSRDVHWGPALGFMHLINGLTGNEGGQLSATQIAGFHASFALVLLMLGRFVGTFLMTKMRPNLVLAIFSAVAVALVAIAITVGGLTAVIALSFVYFCQSIMFPTIFALATKNLGAESKLASSLVIMSIVGGAVMPLVAGGLFASGAVYALIVPLVCFAYIVFFAASGYKITSTDLRTPNTPPELVP comes from the coding sequence GTGTACGGCTTCTTTCTGGTCGCGCTGTTTACGATGGCCTGCGGCATTGCCTGTCTGGAAACGGCCGCTAACCTCTACGTAACCGTGCTGGGCGACCCGGAAAAATCGGAGTGGCGGATCAACTTCTCGCAGTCGTTCAACGGTATCAGTATCATCATGGGGCCGATCATCGGTGCCCTGTTTATTTTCTCGAAAACGGAGTACACCCCCGAAATGCTGACGGCGATGGCCCCGGCGGAGGCCGAAACGATCCGGGTGCAGGAAGCCCTGTCGGTGCAGGGGCCGTATCTGGTGATCGGGACGATTATCGCGCTGGTGACGCTGCTGTTTGCGTTTACGAAAATGCCCGAAGTGGGTGAGGAAGAAGAAACCAACAGTAATGTGTCGATCGGGCGGCTGTTTCGGCACCGGCATCTGGTGCTGGGCATTGTTGCGCAGTTTGCCAACGTCGGGGCGCAGGCCGTGCTGTGGGGCTACTTCGTCGATCTTAAACTCGACTTTTCGCGCGATGTTCACTGGGGGCCGGCACTCGGCTTTATGCACCTGATTAACGGCCTGACGGGTAACGAAGGCGGTCAGCTGTCGGCAACGCAGATTGCTGGTTTTCACGCGTCATTTGCGCTGGTGCTGCTGATGCTGGGCCGCTTCGTCGGTACGTTCCTGATGACCAAAATGCGCCCGAATCTGGTGTTAGCGATTTTCTCCGCCGTCGCCGTCGCGCTGGTTGCCATCGCCATTACCGTTGGCGGATTGACCGCTGTAATCGCCCTGAGCTTCGTGTACTTCTGCCAGAGCATCATGTTCCCGACCATCTTCGCGCTGGCGACGAAAAATCTGGGTGCTGAATCGAAACTGGCGTCGTCGCTGGTGATTATGAGTATCGTCGGCGGGGCCGTGATGCCGCTCGTAGCTGGTGGCTTATTCGCCAGCGGGGCTGTCTACGCGCTGATCGTACCGCTGGTGTGTTTCGCTTACATCGTGTTTTTCG